Proteins encoded together in one Shewanella acanthi window:
- the infB gene encoding translation initiation factor IF-2 has protein sequence MADTTVEKLATEVGKSVERLIEQFTQAGIKKGQTDNVSEAEKQQLLDYLKKQHGGESTPTKMTLQRKTVSTLSVAGNGGQSKDVKVEVRKTRTFVKRDVNEAALKAEEEAKAQAEAEAQAKAAAEAKAKAEADAKAKAEAAAKAEAKAKADAEKAKAAEKSPKDTSPEAEAARIEAERLKAAQAEATKRKQDEEAAKAAEKARLLAEENSKRWDEEERQRKEAERMSDHHITTSKVARAAEDSSDMDEEKRGRRARNKNTAKTKRGGKDARDGREGREKHMRNRSTAPESMAHGFNKPVAAVNRDVRIGETVTVAELAHLMAVKATEIIKQMMKMGSMVTINQVLDQETAQLVAEEMGHKVVLIRENELEQQVLSDRDEEGGVKLEPRAPVVTIMGHVDHGKTSLLDYIRRAKVAAGEAGGITQHIGAYHVETENGMITFLDTPGHAAFTAMRARGAKATDIVILVVAADDGVMPQTIEAIQHAKAGNVPLIVAVNKMDKPEADIDRVKNELSQHGVMSEDWGGDNMFAFVSAKTGEGVDDLLEGILLQAEVLELKAVRDGMAAGVVIESQLDKGRGPVATILVQEGTLRQGDIVLCGLEYGKIRAMKDENGRSITEAGPSIPVEILGLSGVPSAGDEATVVRDERKAREVALYRQGKFRDVKLARQQKSKLENMFANMTEGEVKELNIVLKADVQGSLEAITDSLMGLSTDEVKVNIIARGVGALTETDATLAAASNAIMVGFNVRADAQARKTIENESVDLRYYSVIYNLIDEVKAAMTGMLSPEFKQQIIGLAEVRDVFKSPKLGAIAGCMVTEGTIKRSAPIRVLRDNVVIFEGELESLRRFKDDVNEVRNGMECGIGVKNYNDVRVGDQIEVFETVEVARTL, from the coding sequence ATGGCAGATACTACCGTAGAGAAATTGGCCACGGAAGTGGGTAAAAGTGTTGAGCGTCTGATTGAGCAATTCACTCAGGCCGGAATTAAGAAAGGCCAAACTGATAACGTGTCTGAAGCTGAAAAGCAGCAGTTACTGGATTATCTGAAAAAGCAGCATGGTGGCGAAAGCACACCAACTAAGATGACGTTGCAACGTAAAACCGTATCGACCCTGAGTGTGGCCGGTAATGGTGGTCAGTCTAAAGACGTGAAGGTTGAAGTGCGTAAGACTCGTACCTTCGTTAAGCGCGATGTGAATGAAGCGGCTCTGAAAGCTGAAGAAGAAGCCAAAGCGCAAGCTGAAGCAGAAGCTCAGGCAAAAGCAGCTGCTGAAGCTAAGGCAAAAGCTGAGGCCGATGCCAAAGCTAAAGCTGAAGCGGCCGCCAAAGCGGAAGCCAAGGCTAAAGCTGATGCAGAAAAAGCAAAAGCGGCTGAAAAATCACCTAAAGATACCTCGCCAGAAGCGGAAGCTGCACGTATTGAAGCTGAGCGCTTAAAAGCAGCTCAAGCTGAAGCGACTAAACGCAAACAAGACGAAGAAGCGGCTAAAGCGGCTGAGAAAGCTCGTCTACTCGCGGAAGAAAACTCTAAGCGTTGGGACGAAGAAGAGCGTCAACGTAAAGAAGCTGAGCGCATGAGCGATCACCATATCACGACCTCTAAAGTGGCACGTGCCGCTGAAGATTCATCTGATATGGATGAAGAAAAGCGTGGTCGTCGTGCACGTAACAAGAACACGGCAAAGACCAAACGTGGCGGCAAAGATGCGCGTGATGGCCGCGAAGGTCGCGAGAAGCACATGCGTAACCGCAGTACTGCGCCAGAATCTATGGCACACGGCTTCAACAAGCCTGTAGCTGCAGTAAACCGTGACGTACGTATCGGTGAAACGGTTACTGTTGCAGAACTTGCGCACTTAATGGCGGTTAAAGCGACTGAAATCATCAAGCAAATGATGAAAATGGGCTCTATGGTGACGATCAACCAAGTGTTAGATCAAGAAACCGCTCAATTAGTTGCTGAAGAAATGGGCCACAAAGTGGTACTGATCCGTGAAAACGAATTAGAGCAACAGGTTCTTTCTGATCGTGATGAGGAAGGTGGTGTTAAGCTTGAGCCTCGTGCGCCAGTAGTAACCATCATGGGTCACGTTGACCATGGTAAAACGTCTCTGCTTGACTATATCCGCCGTGCGAAAGTCGCAGCGGGTGAGGCCGGTGGTATTACTCAACATATTGGTGCATACCATGTTGAGACTGAAAACGGCATGATCACTTTCCTTGATACCCCAGGTCACGCCGCGTTTACCGCAATGCGTGCACGTGGTGCTAAGGCGACGGACATCGTTATTCTGGTTGTCGCGGCTGACGATGGCGTGATGCCACAAACTATCGAAGCGATTCAACACGCTAAAGCGGGTAACGTGCCATTAATCGTTGCGGTTAACAAGATGGATAAGCCGGAAGCGGATATCGATCGTGTTAAAAACGAACTGTCACAGCACGGCGTTATGTCTGAAGATTGGGGCGGAGACAACATGTTTGCCTTCGTATCGGCTAAGACAGGTGAAGGCGTTGATGATTTACTTGAAGGCATTCTACTGCAAGCTGAAGTTTTAGAGCTTAAAGCGGTACGTGATGGTATGGCTGCCGGTGTGGTAATTGAGTCACAACTGGACAAAGGTCGCGGCCCTGTGGCTACCATTCTGGTACAAGAAGGTACACTGCGCCAAGGTGACATCGTACTTTGTGGTTTAGAGTACGGTAAAATTCGTGCGATGAAGGACGAGAATGGTCGTTCAATCACTGAAGCGGGTCCATCTATTCCTGTTGAGATTTTAGGTCTGTCAGGTGTGCCATCTGCAGGTGACGAAGCAACAGTTGTTCGCGATGAGCGTAAAGCACGTGAAGTCGCACTGTACCGTCAAGGTAAGTTCCGTGACGTGAAATTAGCACGTCAGCAAAAATCTAAGCTGGAAAACATGTTTGCAAACATGACCGAAGGCGAAGTGAAGGAACTGAACATCGTTCTGAAAGCAGACGTTCAAGGTTCACTCGAAGCGATTACCGATTCATTAATGGGTCTGTCTACCGACGAAGTGAAAGTGAACATCATTGCTCGCGGTGTGGGTGCGCTGACCGAAACTGATGCAACGCTAGCAGCTGCGTCAAACGCTATCATGGTTGGTTTTAACGTCCGTGCTGATGCTCAGGCACGTAAGACCATCGAAAACGAAAGCGTAGATTTACGTTACTACAGCGTTATCTATAATTTGATTGATGAAGTGAAAGCTGCGATGACAGGTATGCTGTCACCAGAATTCAAACAACAGATTATCGGTCTGGCTGAAGTACGTGACGTGTTCAAATCACCAAAACTGGGCGCAATCGCTGGTTGTATGGTGACAGAAGGAACCATTAAACGCAGCGCACCAATCCGCGTACTGCGTGATAACGTGGTGATCTTCGAAGGCGAACTCGAATCGTTACGTCGCTTTAAAGACGACGTCAATGAAGTTCGTAATGGCATGGAATGTGGTATCGGTGTTAAGAACTACAACGATGTCCGCGTGGGTGACCAAATCGAAGTATTCGAAACCGTCGAAGTGGCACGTACACTTTAA
- the rbfA gene encoding 30S ribosome-binding factor RbfA, protein MAKEFSRTRRIAQQLQQELAVVLQRDMKDPRIGFVTVNDVDVSRDLSFAKVFVTFFEEDKDVVQEKLNALIAAAPYIRTLVAGRMKLRVMPELRFVYDSSLVEGMRMSNLVSQVTARDKAKQQQFGTDDADATGDSDVTDSDIADSDDSEGKA, encoded by the coding sequence ATGGCAAAAGAATTCAGTCGTACACGTCGCATAGCCCAGCAGCTTCAGCAGGAGCTTGCCGTGGTATTGCAACGCGACATGAAAGATCCCCGCATTGGTTTTGTTACCGTAAATGACGTTGATGTCTCCCGTGACTTAAGCTTTGCCAAAGTGTTTGTGACCTTCTTTGAAGAAGACAAAGATGTAGTGCAAGAGAAACTCAACGCACTTATTGCTGCTGCACCTTATATCCGTACTTTAGTGGCAGGTCGCATGAAGCTACGAGTCATGCCTGAGCTACGTTTCGTTTACGACAGCTCACTTGTTGAAGGTATGCGTATGTCTAATCTCGTTAGCCAAGTGACTGCCCGTGATAAGGCCAAGCAGCAACAGTTTGGTACCGACGATGCCGATGCGACCGGCGATTCAGATGTGACAGATAGTGACATCGCAGATAGCGATGACTCTGAAGGTAAAGCGTAA
- the truB gene encoding tRNA pseudouridine(55) synthase TruB, whose translation MARRPKGRYIDGIVLLDKATGMSSNFALQRVKRFFNANKAGHTGALDPLATGMLPVCLGEATKFSQHLLDADKRYLVTAKLGQRTDTSDSDGEVVQTRPIEFTTEQLDVALDHFRGDTQQIPSMYSALKYQGQPLYKYAREGIEVPREARPITVFELNFISLEADELTLDIHCSKGTYIRTIIDDLGEMLGCGAHVIMLRRTQVAHYPYAKMVTLEQLEALVNEAQEQQVDPSSLLDPLLLPMDTAVADFPEVNVPDASSAYLMQGQAVRVSGLRPNELVRITLGTERRFVGIGEMNDDGLLAPKRLIVMHEAAAQ comes from the coding sequence ATGGCAAGACGTCCTAAGGGCCGATATATCGACGGTATTGTATTGCTCGATAAGGCCACTGGCATGAGCTCAAACTTTGCGTTGCAGCGTGTAAAACGCTTTTTTAATGCAAACAAAGCAGGGCATACGGGAGCACTCGATCCCTTAGCGACCGGGATGTTACCTGTGTGTTTAGGGGAAGCGACTAAGTTTTCCCAGCACCTGCTTGATGCCGATAAGCGTTATCTTGTCACCGCAAAGTTGGGGCAACGTACCGATACCAGTGACTCCGACGGTGAAGTGGTACAGACACGCCCAATCGAATTTACGACAGAGCAACTCGATGTTGCCCTTGATCATTTCCGTGGTGATACGCAGCAAATCCCTTCGATGTATTCGGCGCTTAAGTACCAAGGGCAACCACTGTACAAATATGCCCGTGAAGGCATTGAAGTTCCCCGTGAGGCTCGCCCAATCACCGTATTTGAGCTGAATTTTATCAGCCTCGAAGCTGATGAGCTGACCTTAGATATTCATTGTTCTAAGGGCACTTACATTCGCACAATTATTGATGATTTAGGCGAGATGTTAGGCTGCGGCGCACATGTCATCATGTTGCGTCGTACTCAAGTCGCGCATTACCCATACGCGAAAATGGTGACTCTCGAACAACTTGAGGCGCTGGTGAACGAGGCGCAGGAGCAACAGGTTGATCCAAGCAGTTTATTGGATCCACTGTTATTACCAATGGATACCGCGGTGGCCGATTTCCCCGAGGTTAACGTACCCGATGCCAGTTCTGCTTACCTGATGCAAGGTCAAGCGGTGCGTGTGAGTGGTTTACGCCCAAACGAGTTGGTCCGTATTACCCTAGGAACTGAGCGTCGTTTCGTGGGTATTGGCGAGATGAACGACGATGGCTTACTTGCGCCTAAGCGTTTAATTGTGATGCACGAGGCTGCAGCCCAATAG
- the rpsO gene encoding 30S ribosomal protein S15, giving the protein MSLSTEAKAKILAEFGRGANDTGSTEVQVALLTAQINHLQDHFKEHIHDHHSRRGLLRMVSARRKLLAYLKRTETERYSALIQKLGLRR; this is encoded by the coding sequence ATGTCACTAAGTACTGAAGCGAAAGCAAAGATCCTGGCTGAATTTGGCCGTGGTGCAAACGACACTGGTTCAACTGAAGTTCAAGTTGCACTGTTAACTGCTCAAATCAACCACTTGCAAGATCACTTCAAAGAGCACATCCACGATCACCACTCTCGTCGTGGTCTGTTACGTATGGTTAGCGCTCGTCGTAAGTTATTAGCTTACCTGAAGCGTACTGAAACTGAGCGTTACAGCGCGCTGATCCAAAAGTTAGGTTTACGTCGTTAA